In Trueperella pecoris, the DNA window GAAGATCGCGGCTACGCAGTCCTCCCTTGCCGCCTACCCGCAACGATTGGCAGAACTGGATGCCGAGCTTGAGCAGCTACGCTCGGCTGCGGCAAAGAAGCCGGTTGTCGAACAGAAGCTCACCCAACATCGGGCCTCGCTCGCGATCGCCGATCAATTGCAGGCGCTACGGACGTCGCTCGCGAGGGCCCACGGGGATCTCGATGCGGCCGCCCGCGCCTACGACGCGCAACGTGAGAACCTCACGAAGGTGACGGACGCCTGGCGAAGCTCCATGGCGGCAAACCTGGCGAGCGAGCTAGCTGAGGGCCTGCCCTGTCCCGTGTGTGGTTCCCATGATCACCCCTACCCGGCTCAGCCCACGATCGCTTCGGCAAGCCTCGAACAGGTGCAAGCAGAGGAAGCTGCGCTCGTGCCGCTCGCCCAGGCAGCCGAAGAGCAGCGGATTGCGGTGGCCGAGTACGAAACGTCGGTCAGCAACCTGAAGGGCCAGCTGGGTCAGCAGACGCCTGAAACCATCCGCGAGGCACTGGCCACGCTTGAACAGGAGCTCGCCAACGCCGCCCGCGCCGAGAAAAACGTGGCGGCACATACCAAGAAACGGGCCGAGCTTGGCGAGGCCCAAGCCTCCGAAGAAAGATCGCTGGCCCTTGCCCGGGAGGCGCGCAGCGCCCTTTCTGAGCGAATCAAGAACTCCGAGGCTTCCATCAACTCCGACGCGCAACGCCTCAGTGAGGCGCGCGGCGAATTCGACTCGGTGAAGGACAGGCGGGCGTCCCTCGATGCGCTGCGGAAAGAACTTGCCGCCATCCGCGAGGCCGCGGCCACGATTTCCCATCGGGCGGGCGCGCTGGCCGAGGCTCAGGCGGCTAGCGCTGAGGAACTCGCCAAAGCCGGTGTGAACGCCGAGCAGGCCCGCGCCGTCTACCTTGACCACTCGCGGCTGGTCGCCTTACGCACGGAAGTTCAGGACTTTAACGCCGAGCGTGCCCGTATCGAAGGCCAGCTGTCCAGCGAACGCCTCAAGCATCTGTCCGGGGATGAACAAGTCGACTTGGCCGGCGTCAAGGCAGCCGACGATGCGGCCATGGCCGACCTGCTCGCCGCGCATCGCCGAGCCACCCTTGCCACGAACAACGCCCGCGCTTCGGCCAAGGCCCTGGCCCGCATACGCAAAGCACAAGAAGGCTGGAAGAAGACCTCCGGCGAGGCCGGCCCGGTGGTCCGCCTGGCGGACTTAGCGAGTGCAGGAAGCTCCTCGCTCACGCGTATCCGGCTGACGGTGTGGGTTCTCCTGCGCCGTTTTGAGCAGATCGTTGACCGCGCCAACGAACATCTGCGCGAATTTTCCTTCGGGCGCTACGAGTTGCAACGCTCCGACGAGGGCCGCGGCGAAGTCAAGTCCGGGCTCGGGTTGGAGATCGTTCACCACGACGCTGGCCCGCAGGGGGACCATGTTCGTTCGCCGGGCACCCTATCTGGCGGCGAAATCTTCTACACCTCGCTCGCGCTGGCGCTGGCTCTGTCCGAGGTCGTGCAGGCTGAAAACGGTGGTATCCGCATCGATACGCTCATCATCGACGAGGGCTTCGGCAGCCTGTCGAGCAACTACCTGCAGACGATCATGGATACGCTAGGCCAGCTGCGTTCGAGCGGCCGCACGGTTGGAGTGGTCTCCCACGTCGACGAGCTCAAGGCGATGATCCCTGACCGGGTCACCGTAACTCCACTGAGTGACGGCGGGTCCACCCTCTCCGTCACCGCGTAGCGCCGGTTAGCCGAGCTCTTGCGCAAGCGCGGAGCGCTCGATGATGTCATACCACATGAGGTCGATGTCTCCTGTGGACATGAAGGCCTGATCATCCCCCGCCAATGCGCGATCAACGAGAGCCTCGGACCCGGGCTCGTCGACGAGGATCGTTTCGACATCCGCCCACGACACCGCAGCGGTCAGCTCCCGCGCTGAAGGCAGGTCATCGGCCGGAGCGAGCACGCGATCTTGAACCTCAGCCACGCACAGCATGCGCCGCCGGGCTCTAGCGCCGGTTTGCCCAAGGCGTCGCAGCGATTCGTCAGCTGCAGCCAAGGTGGCGATCATTTCCCAGCCCTCGGCGTCCTCATTCGGAACGGCCATTTTGAGCTCGGCGGTCACGGCGTGTACCAACCGTGGCGTGATATCGGCCGTGAGATCCAACGGGGTCAGCGGAATGTAGATGCGCATATGCACATCCTAGCCGCGCGAACCGGTGGCCTCTAACTCGAGCGCGCGCCACAACGCCGCGACGTCCTTCGAATAGCCAGAACGAGGGAACGCCTGCGTGAGGGCCCGGCCCTCCAACTCGCATTGCTCGGCGCGCCGGCGATCGCCCCTGATCAGGTGGCACGCCATCGGCGCGCCTGCCAGCAGCTCCGCGACCTTAGCCCGCCCGCCCATGCCCAAACCGTGCTCGGAAAGGACGACGACGCCGCGGTGCATGCCAGGCCGGTCTGTGCCCACGGAGTCCAGGTGTTCGACAAACCTACGCAGGCCCACGGGGCTGCCCCAACCAACATGGAGGACGACGTCGGCCGCCTCAAGCGCCGATCGCGTCAATGCATGCCGATCCTCTCGGCCGGGCCTAGATTCCATGCCGCCAGCCAGATCGATGAGGACAGTTTGGGCTTGCCCGGCCAGCGGCTGCCACATCCGTTCAACGACGACGCGCGGCAGCTCCCGCCAGCGCTCACCCGTGTTGAGCCCTGCGAGGAGACGCCCGGGCCTGCCGGCGTCGCGCCCGGGCAAGTCAACCAGCACCGAGTCAAGAATCTCCTGCGGGTCCTTACCTCGTTCAATGTGTCGCGCGAGAGCCACGATCGCGGATGTTTCTTCGAGGCCGTACATCTGAGTCAGCGAGGGCCGCTGGGTGTCCCCATCAACAACCATCACATCCGGGCAGATCGCCGCGAGATCCCGCACGAGCGCCGACCGCCCGGTGCTTCCTCCCGGTCCCCACACGGCGACGATCTTGCCACGTGGGGGTTGCGCCGCTGTTTGCCCGTCCGAAATCGTGCCGCGGACGAAAGCGACCATGTCCGTCTCGGCCACGACTATCGCGCCTAGCGCTTCGACTTCCTTCGCAGGCCTACTACCAGGAACGACGCCGACCATCGCCCCCTCGCGTCTGAGCTGGCTGACGAGCGACAGGTCGAGCAACGGCTCCTCGCCCGAGAGTAGGACGACGTCACCAAGACCCGCCTCAACGCCGGCCAACACCTCGGCAAGATCGCCACAGCGACGCGCGATCCGCCCCTCCTGCCCATAAGCTGCAAGGCCGCGGACGACGGCGTCGTCAAGGTGGCTGGGCAAACACAACAGGATCATGGCCGACCGCCGGGCCCGACGAGCACGATGCCATCCTTGGAGCCGAGAGCCTCGAGGATCGCGGGAACATCAGCGGGCTCGACCCGAATCTGGGCCTGGGCACCGTTCGTCCGGAGAGTGTCGGGCTTGTCGAGGCCAACCAGGATGGCCCGGTCAGTCATCATCCGTGCTTCGGCCGGGCTGTTCATGTCCGCTTGGCTTACCCTCCACACATTGATGTTCTCCCCCACTTTCACGCTCGCCGGCAGGTCGGTCAGCAGCGGCACCGACAAGTCGACGAGGCCCTGTGCGGCTCCCATTGCCGTATGACTCAAGAGGTCACCGGCGCCGATGGAGTGGGCAGCACGGGTACCCGGAGGGATCTCACCCGGGCGCACGTAACCGTCCCCCACACTCGCGGGCAGTTGTGCGACCACGAACTGGCTCTCATCTAGCGTGCTTCCCTCGGCGATCTCCGCCTGGGCGCGAAGCATCGGAACCGTTGCCTCTCCAGCCAGCAAGAACGAGCCTGCGATTCCGCCTCCGGCGACCAGAAGCACGCCCGCCGCAAGCCGCGGGTCTTTCCAAGGAACAAATTTTGACATAGCCATGACTTAAGAGTCACACACCTGCTTAGCTGTTGGCTTTCATTGTCCACAGGTATAAAACTTGTGTATAACTTGTTTTTTCATCACCTGAAGATGGGAGACTCTCGCTATGGCTAGATTTTTGACAATCGCTGACGTCGCTGAGTACCTCAACGTGTCTGCCGGTCAGGTGCGCACACTCATCAAGAACGGTGAGATTCCCGCGATCCAGGTGGGCGGGCGTGGGCAGTGGCGCATCGAAGATGCGATGCTTGCACAATACGTCGAGCGCGGCTACGAAATTACCCGCCAGAAAATCGCGGCGGGCGAGGACCTCTAGAAAGAACTTGTCAAGGCGCGGTTGACGCGCGCCTGGCTAATCACGGCTATTGCGGATATGGGCAGGACCAGCCGCAATAGCCGTTCGCTTTCCTCGTAGTCGTAGGACGCGTGCCATGGGCTCGCCCACGAACCGTATCGGGCACTGTCACTGTCCTTGTCGATGAGCACGTGATCACGCCCCACGCCGATGATCTGGGCGCTCACTTCCATGTCAACACATGAGAACTGGGCGTAGGCGTATTGCAACTCCCGCAGGAACGAGCCCACGGTGACGGGCAGATCGGGCCCGCACGTGTGGACGATCGAGGACTGGTAGACGCTCGTGACGGCTGGAATGAGGACGACGTGTTGGTCGGCCCCGTCCTCGAGCAGGAACCACCCCTGCCCGACGACTTTCACCCTCCCGCGCACGCTCTGTTTGGGGCCACGGACCCCGACGTGGACGAGAGCGCCCATCGAGCCGCGTATCCGATCCTCCACCGTCAGCGTGGCGCGTTCGGCGTCGGCGAGATCCGCAACCTCGGCCAAGAGCCCTTCGCGCTCTTCCTGCTCCACCTTCGATGCGATGTCGTACGCGAGAAGTAACCAATCCATGCCTCAACACTAGGCCCACGTAACTGAAACGGTTTTCACTTTCCACAGCCCACTATTCCGTTTTCGCAGTTAACGTCCACCTTTCCCTTACAGTCGATTACATCCGGTCTCATGTGCCGAAATGCCGTGTATACCCACTAGAAACAGTTGCGCCAAATGGGACAAACTAACCTGCACATCATCAAACAACACCAAACGACATGATTGGAGATCGCATGACGATCGATCCTCTCCTCAGACCCGCTCGGTCCCCGCAGCAGGAGCTCGAGTTCGCGCTTGTCATCCTCGCGGGCACGATCCTCACCACACTCATCGTGTGGTACGCGATCTCCATCATCCTTCTCGCGCTCGCTCACGGCACCAACAGCCATCGGTTGCGCGCAACCGTGGCGCGTTGGGGAGCCCCGTTCATCAAGGGCCTAGCCGCAACGGGGCTTGCCGCCACGTTGGCAACGCCCGCTTTCGCGGCAGCGACAAAACCGGATGCCATTGACCTCAGCTGGGGCGCCGGGATCTCCCTTCCGGAGACCTCACCGATCTCGGCGCCACAGCTGGTTCCCTCCCCCGATCTCGACACGACGCCGAGCCCGCCAGCGAGCCTTACGCCGAGCCCGACGCCGGCGGCGCCGCCGGTCCCGGCTCAGCCCGCTCCGGCGTCCATATCGAGCGTGAGCCGCACCGAACCCGGCGACGTCATCATCGGGGGCCGCATACACGTCGTCGCGCACGGAGACTCGCTATGGCGCATCGCCCGCACGCTTTACCCCTCATCTTCCGATGCCGAACTCGCCACCATCGTCCAGGGCATCTACCGCGCCAACGCTGCCGTCATCGGCCCCGACCCCGACCACATCCGCCCAGGCCAACGCCTACAACTCAGCTAAGGACAATACATGAGCCAGCTCGCCGTACTCGAGCCCCCTAGGACCAAGTCCTACCCCGGAAAGACCGCGACCACCCTAGCCGCACCCGCCCTCAACGCGGAGGACCTTCCCAAATTCGACCGCGCCGCCTTCAGCTCACCGAAGCTCGATCGGAGAATGTATCGCGATGGCCCCCTCGACGTCGTCCCCGACGCGCTTGTCCCTCCCGACCGGTTCGCTGCCTCCATCGTCGGACAGGCCATCGAGGTACTTATGGGTCACCGGCCCGTCCGTCAGCTACAAACGTGGATGCACCCCAGCGTCTATGAGGCGCTCTCCCGGCGCGCCGGCCTCGGCCACCGCATTCATGGCAAGCCCGAGAAATGCCGATCCCCACGGATCAAACGTGTGCGAGTGTGCGAGCCGCGCGACGGCGTCGCCGAGGCCTCGCTCGTCGTCTTCGACGGGCACAAAATCCGCGCCGCAGCCACCCGGCTCGAGGTGCGGCGAGGGCGCTGGCATGTGACTGCCCTCGAAATCATCTAGCCACGAGTGTGGCCTCCCCATCGGGAGGCCACACCATCATCTACTTGTTCTTCCTCGCCGCACGGCGCTGAGCCCGATTCATCCCCGCCTGAGGATCACCCTGTGGCTCGTCCTTGGCGTAGAAGGAGCTTCCTGCCTTACCCGCCTTGCCGTCCTGGCCGGCGGAGGAGCTGTAGGTCAGATTCTGCTGCATACGCGGGCGCTTGATGCCGAGGATCTTCTCCGTCGACGCGGGCTTGGTAGAACCCTCCCCGCTATCGGCCCGCTGTGGCACCGCCTGCTTTTGGCCGATGAAAGAAGACTTCCCAGGCTCGGCGACCGCCGCGTTCTGCGCGGCCTCCACGGCCTCACGGGCCATCCGCTCCGACGGCAACTCGAAGTTGAGAAGATGACGTACGGTCTCCTCCCGAATCGAGTCATTCATCTGCTGGAACATGTGGTAGCCCTCCTGCTTGTACTCGACAAGCGGATCGCGCTGAGCCATCGCGCGCAGGCCAATACCTTCCTTGAGGTAATCCATCTCGTACAGGTGCTCGCGCCACTTGCGATCGAGGACGGTGAGGAGCACCTGGCGCTCGATGTTACGCATCTGCTCCGCGCCGAGCTCGTCCTCGCGCTCTTCGTAAATGGCGGCCACATCGTCACGAATCTCGCTGAGAACGACCGTGCGCGTCAAATCACGCTGGTCTCCCCCGTGAGCCTCAACCAACTCCTCCACCGTGAACGACGGCTTGTAAATGTTACGCAGGTCGGTCCAGAAGGAATGCATGTCCCATTCGTCGGCAGAGCCCTGGGTGTGGCTGGCCACAATGTCGTCGATCACGAAGGTCAGGAAGGAATCAATCTGATCCTCCACGTCCTCGCCCTCAAGGATGCGGCGGCGCTCGGCATAGACGGTGGTGCGCTGCTCGTTCATGACGTCGTCATACTTGAGCACGTTCTTGCGCATCTCGGCGTTGCGCGCCTCGATCTGGGTCTGCGCACGCTCGATCGCGGAGCTGAGCAGCTTGAAGTCGAGAGCCTGGTCTTCGGGCCCGTTCTTGAAGCCGCTCACGGCGCGCGTGTTGCCGAACAGGCGCATGAGGTCGTCGTCGAGCGAAAGATAGAAACGCGACTTGCCCGGATCGCCCTGGCGCCCGGAACGTCCACGCAGCTGGTTGTCGATGCGGCGCGACTCGTGGCGCTCAGAACCAAGCACATACAGGCCGCCGAGAGCCACGACCTCGTCATGTTCCTTGGCCACCATAGCCTTGGCCTCCGCCAGCACTTTTGGCCAGGTCGCCTCGTACTCCTCAGCATTCTCCTCGGGATCCAGCCCGCGCTTATTCATCAGGTCGACGGCGATGTACTCGGCATTTCCGCCAAGCATGATGTCGGTACCACGGCCAGCCATGTTGGTCGCCACAGTCACGGCTCCCTTGCGGCCCGCCATCGCCACCACCGCGGCCTCACGCTCGTGCTGCTTGGCGTTGAGCACCTCGTGCGGCACATGAGCCTTCTTCAGCAATGCCGAAAGCTTCTCCGAATTCTCCACCGACGCCGTACCCACAAGTACGGGCTGACCCGACTGGAAGCACTCCTTGATATCCTCCACAATCGCGTTAAATTTGCCGCGCTCCGTGGGATACACCAGGTCGGTCTCATCAACGCG includes these proteins:
- a CDS encoding DUF6912 family protein yields the protein MRIYIPLTPLDLTADITPRLVHAVTAELKMAVPNEDAEGWEMIATLAAADESLRRLGQTGARARRRMLCVAEVQDRVLAPADDLPSARELTAAVSWADVETILVDEPGSEALVDRALAGDDQAFMSTGDIDLMWYDIIERSALAQELG
- the secA gene encoding preprotein translocase subunit SecA; translation: MSAVFKGANVRKLIDKILRAGEGRTLKKLQSITAQVNELEDVFSEMTDEELKGQTAEFRERYAAGESLDDLLPEAFAAIREASVRTLGQRHYDVQIMGGAALHLGNIAEMKTGEGKTLVATLAAYLNAIPGKGVHVVTVNDYLASYQSELMGRVYRFMGMTTGCITTGLTPAERREQYGCDITYGTNNEFGFDYLRDNMAMSLDSLVQREHYFAIVDEVDSILIDEARTPLIISGPAEGDANKWYSMFSQAMDHLTRNIDYEVDEKKRNVGILEPGIDKIEDMLGIDNLYESVNTPLIGYLNNAIKAKELFTRDQDYIVANGEVMIVDEHTGRVLPGRRYNEGMHQAIEAKEGVEIKAENQTLATITLQNYFRLYDKLSGMTGTAETEAEEFASTYDIGVVPIPTNRPMQRVDETDLVYPTERGKFNAIVEDIKECFQSGQPVLVGTASVENSEKLSALLKKAHVPHEVLNAKQHEREAAVVAMAGRKGAVTVATNMAGRGTDIMLGGNAEYIAVDLMNKRGLDPEENAEEYEATWPKVLAEAKAMVAKEHDEVVALGGLYVLGSERHESRRIDNQLRGRSGRQGDPGKSRFYLSLDDDLMRLFGNTRAVSGFKNGPEDQALDFKLLSSAIERAQTQIEARNAEMRKNVLKYDDVMNEQRTTVYAERRRILEGEDVEDQIDSFLTFVIDDIVASHTQGSADEWDMHSFWTDLRNIYKPSFTVEELVEAHGGDQRDLTRTVVLSEIRDDVAAIYEEREDELGAEQMRNIERQVLLTVLDRKWREHLYEMDYLKEGIGLRAMAQRDPLVEYKQEGYHMFQQMNDSIREETVRHLLNFELPSERMAREAVEAAQNAAVAEPGKSSFIGQKQAVPQRADSGEGSTKPASTEKILGIKRPRMQQNLTYSSSAGQDGKAGKAGSSFYAKDEPQGDPQAGMNRAQRRAARKNK
- a CDS encoding helix-turn-helix domain-containing protein, with the protein product MARFLTIADVAEYLNVSAGQVRTLIKNGEIPAIQVGGRGQWRIEDAMLAQYVERGYEITRQKIAAGEDL
- a CDS encoding LysM peptidoglycan-binding domain-containing protein; its protein translation is MTIDPLLRPARSPQQELEFALVILAGTILTTLIVWYAISIILLALAHGTNSHRLRATVARWGAPFIKGLAATGLAATLATPAFAAATKPDAIDLSWGAGISLPETSPISAPQLVPSPDLDTTPSPPASLTPSPTPAAPPVPAQPAPASISSVSRTEPGDVIIGGRIHVVAHGDSLWRIARTLYPSSSDAELATIVQGIYRANAAVIGPDPDHIRPGQRLQLS
- a CDS encoding AAA family ATPase, with amino-acid sequence MHFRRLKFSAIGPFPNSHEIDFDQLTASGLFLFEGPTGAGKSSIIDAIVFALYGDVAGRDSDLSRIRSTYADLSTESSVDLIFTIAAGTYRVRRTPQRMKKKTRGEGITSVDATANLWRLSEAAVDAGEWDKGESLATKISHVNDELKNLLGLTRDQFVQTVVLPQGQFAQFLKMKSTERAALLETLFDTSDYREFAKALEDSAKLAREKVNAAAGAATRALDAWLDIEGFAELFPDLMGLTFIDSDDATPVESIEKADAHLAQEEARAAADAQSAQEASDRARQAWEEAQGLSKALADLSKLKAQRAALEEDAQHIATCQEQIAAHERVATAISRLHHEDQCAIALRSAVSSLPPAGEAVSAEHAALVEAIASSGPIATSANALGAVAGHELTALGERVGALDGLVGLERSLPQRRGELAKLNEELCGLDSKIAATQSSLAAYPQRLAELDAELEQLRSAAAKKPVVEQKLTQHRASLAIADQLQALRTSLARAHGDLDAAARAYDAQRENLTKVTDAWRSSMAANLASELAEGLPCPVCGSHDHPYPAQPTIASASLEQVQAEEAALVPLAQAAEEQRIAVAEYETSVSNLKGQLGQQTPETIREALATLEQELANAARAEKNVAAHTKKRAELGEAQASEERSLALAREARSALSERIKNSEASINSDAQRLSEARGEFDSVKDRRASLDALRKELAAIREAAATISHRAGALAEAQAASAEELAKAGVNAEQARAVYLDHSRLVALRTEVQDFNAERARIEGQLSSERLKHLSGDEQVDLAGVKAADDAAMADLLAAHRRATLATNNARASAKALARIRKAQEGWKKTSGEAGPVVRLADLASAGSSSLTRIRLTVWVLLRRFEQIVDRANEHLREFSFGRYELQRSDEGRGEVKSGLGLEIVHHDAGPQGDHVRSPGTLSGGEIFYTSLALALALSEVVQAENGGIRIDTLIIDEGFGSLSSNYLQTIMDTLGQLRSSGRTVGVVSHVDELKAMIPDRVTVTPLSDGGSTLSVTA
- a CDS encoding AAA family ATPase, whose protein sequence is MPSHLDDAVVRGLAAYGQEGRIARRCGDLAEVLAGVEAGLGDVVLLSGEEPLLDLSLVSQLRREGAMVGVVPGSRPAKEVEALGAIVVAETDMVAFVRGTISDGQTAAQPPRGKIVAVWGPGGSTGRSALVRDLAAICPDVMVVDGDTQRPSLTQMYGLEETSAIVALARHIERGKDPQEILDSVLVDLPGRDAGRPGRLLAGLNTGERWRELPRVVVERMWQPLAGQAQTVLIDLAGGMESRPGREDRHALTRSALEAADVVLHVGWGSPVGLRRFVEHLDSVGTDRPGMHRGVVVLSEHGLGMGGRAKVAELLAGAPMACHLIRGDRRRAEQCELEGRALTQAFPRSGYSKDVAALWRALELEATGSRG
- a CDS encoding Rv3235 family protein; amino-acid sequence: MSQLAVLEPPRTKSYPGKTATTLAAPALNAEDLPKFDRAAFSSPKLDRRMYRDGPLDVVPDALVPPDRFAASIVGQAIEVLMGHRPVRQLQTWMHPSVYEALSRRAGLGHRIHGKPEKCRSPRIKRVRVCEPRDGVAEASLVVFDGHKIRAAATRLEVRRGRWHVTALEII